In Methanofollis fontis, the following proteins share a genomic window:
- the ppk1 gene encoding polyphosphate kinase 1 codes for MIGPETDQEPDGCVECVRDLDDPSLYINREVSWLAFNRRVLEEAEDVAHPLLERVKFLAICGSNLDEFFMVRVAGLLHQVAGGVLERPADGMTPGEQLAAIREEVCGLYPAYARCWEEEIRPALGDAGIVVRAMDDLTVEECADLRRTFAERVLPALTPMAFDAARPFPFISSLCLSLAVAVRDGDEQRRFARVKVPAGLFPRLYPVRRGSGEQHLIFLEDVVAENLDLLFPGVRVEGAWPFRVTRDAEIDVRIEEGADLLTAVEEGVASRTMAAAVRLEVAASMPPDIVSLLTARLALSESDVYVSAAPLALSDLWCLHALNRPERKDVPFLPAVPLLLDPPEDAAERLAKSDLLLYHPYDSFGSVVRFLEWAAADPSVLAIKITLYRIDPGSPIIEAILEARQNGKQVTVLVELKAKFDERDNISWARTLERAGVHVVLGHPSLKVHAKVCMVVRKHRDGIQRVVHISSGNYNAVTTRIYGDLSYVTTDRAIGDDVSLLFNSLTGYSRLPDYRCLLVAPEGLKSGILERIEREIGRQREHGDGHIAWKLNGLLDREIIAALYRASQAGVRVDLNVRGLCALRPGIPGVSENIRVLSIVGRFLEHARIYYFGNGGTPEVLLGSSDMMPRNVKRRVEVLFPVPDPRIAAELKEIFDVHFGDTVKGRWLRPDGGYERAVPEAGADPLSSQDWLIANRGIWHGRPDS; via the coding sequence ATGATAGGGCCGGAGACCGATCAGGAGCCTGATGGGTGCGTGGAATGCGTCAGGGATCTCGACGATCCCTCCCTGTATATCAACAGGGAGGTCTCGTGGCTTGCCTTCAACCGCCGCGTGCTCGAGGAGGCGGAGGATGTCGCCCATCCCCTGCTGGAGCGGGTGAAGTTCCTGGCGATCTGCGGGAGCAACCTGGACGAGTTCTTCATGGTGCGGGTGGCCGGTCTCCTCCACCAGGTCGCCGGGGGGGTACTCGAACGTCCGGCCGACGGCATGACCCCGGGCGAACAGCTGGCGGCGATCCGGGAGGAGGTCTGCGGTCTCTATCCGGCCTATGCCCGCTGCTGGGAGGAGGAGATCCGGCCGGCGCTCGGTGACGCCGGCATCGTGGTCCGGGCGATGGACGACCTGACGGTGGAGGAGTGCGCCGACCTGCGAAGGACCTTTGCCGAACGGGTGCTGCCCGCCCTGACCCCGATGGCCTTCGACGCCGCCCGCCCTTTCCCCTTTATTTCGAGCCTCTGCCTTTCGCTGGCGGTGGCGGTCCGGGACGGCGATGAACAGCGCCGGTTTGCCCGGGTGAAGGTGCCGGCCGGCCTCTTCCCGCGCCTCTATCCGGTGCGGCGGGGGAGCGGGGAGCAGCATCTCATCTTCCTGGAGGACGTGGTCGCCGAGAACCTCGACCTCCTATTTCCGGGTGTGCGGGTGGAGGGGGCATGGCCATTCCGGGTGACTCGGGACGCCGAGATCGATGTGCGGATCGAGGAGGGGGCCGACCTGCTCACCGCCGTGGAGGAGGGGGTGGCGTCCAGGACGATGGCCGCCGCCGTCCGCCTGGAGGTCGCCGCCTCGATGCCGCCCGATATCGTTTCCCTGCTCACAGCCCGCCTGGCCCTCTCGGAGAGCGATGTGTATGTCTCGGCGGCCCCGCTCGCCCTTTCCGACCTCTGGTGCCTCCATGCCCTCAACCGTCCGGAGCGCAAGGATGTCCCCTTCCTGCCGGCCGTCCCGCTCCTGCTCGACCCGCCGGAGGACGCCGCCGAACGGCTTGCGAAGAGCGACCTCCTCCTCTATCACCCCTACGACAGCTTCGGGAGTGTCGTCCGATTCCTGGAATGGGCGGCCGCCGACCCCTCGGTGCTGGCGATCAAGATCACCCTCTACCGGATCGATCCCGGTTCGCCGATCATTGAGGCGATCCTGGAGGCGCGGCAGAACGGCAAACAGGTGACGGTGCTCGTCGAACTGAAGGCGAAGTTCGATGAACGGGACAATATTTCCTGGGCGCGGACCCTGGAGCGGGCCGGCGTGCACGTGGTGCTCGGCCACCCCTCCCTGAAGGTGCATGCAAAGGTCTGCATGGTGGTCAGGAAACACCGGGACGGGATCCAGCGCGTGGTGCACATCAGCTCCGGCAACTACAATGCCGTGACGACCCGGATCTATGGCGACCTCTCCTATGTCACGACCGACCGGGCGATCGGGGACGATGTGAGCCTCCTCTTCAACTCCCTCACCGGCTATAGCCGTTTGCCGGACTACCGCTGTCTGCTGGTCGCCCCGGAGGGGCTCAAGTCCGGGATCCTGGAGCGGATCGAGCGGGAGATCGGGCGGCAGCGTGAACATGGCGACGGTCATATCGCATGGAAGCTCAATGGCCTGCTGGACCGGGAGATCATTGCGGCGCTCTACCGCGCCTCGCAGGCCGGGGTGCGGGTGGACCTGAACGTGCGGGGCCTCTGCGCCCTGCGCCCGGGCATACCCGGGGTATCGGAGAATATCCGGGTGCTCTCGATCGTGGGGCGGTTCCTGGAGCATGCCCGGATCTACTATTTCGGGAACGGCGGCACTCCCGAGGTGCTGCTCGGCTCCTCGGACATGATGCCAAGAAACGTCAAACGGAGGGTGGAGGTGCTCTTCCCGGTGCCGGATCCGCGGATTGCCGCCGAGCTCAAAGAGATCTTCGACGTCCACTTCGGGGACACGGTGAAGGGGCGCTGGCTCCGTCCGGACGGGGGGTATGAGCGGGCGGTGCCCGAGGCGGGTGCAGACCCCCTCTCGTCGCAGGACTGGCTGATCGCGAACAGGGGAATCTGGCATGGCCGCCCGGACTCCTGA
- a CDS encoding CHAD domain-containing protein gives MAARTPETADAGYCLFGAGILKKQAENMAVEIEGVRAAEDIEYIHRMRVASRRLRAAMPLFSECFGAPVYKRWRRQIKGVTRSLGEARDADVQIDFLRSYIADLPGDPAPPAARPLFSIEGGTPEPAPAPEQLRPRGRIARLFDRVLGRPASPASPEAPLPVPADPAPGTAPLRPGLECLLLRLAQHRQAIQPDVAAAMDALEGSGVAAEIADVCREVEVRGRMAATDVHSRYAFEQGYIHISLRQDELFSHEGCVSDPDAILEHHAMRIAAKRLRYTMEIFGPLYPDGLKDAIKSVKRMQDYLGDIHDCDVWADYVLRFLEEERERCVAYFGHDGMMRLVEPGVLHLREERMKRRRELFDEFSAYWQELRGSGYREGLDEALDAALRQAATEALPVPEGGGGVTIALIGDVHANLPALQAVLEDARSRGAVAVLDAGDAVGYGPFPEASVGALRQNAVRSVAGNYDLQVLAGKGKKKRLPKDRQKRVAMQWAYDNISKESRLYLGSLPAQRRFSVGERRILLCHGSPESPDEYLDAETPVFRLQEIAALADADIVVSGHAHRPSVREVGGVWFVNTGSVGRQDDGDPRACYALLQTDPFSICHLRIPYNVDRTVAAVFEAGLPTGFARMFREGRSLDSVRLGGEGTAEPAPEGLSVTCSVGDHSGGD, from the coding sequence ATGGCCGCCCGGACTCCTGAGACCGCGGACGCCGGTTACTGTCTCTTCGGCGCCGGCATCCTCAAAAAACAGGCCGAGAATATGGCCGTCGAGATCGAGGGGGTGAGGGCGGCAGAGGACATCGAGTACATCCACCGGATGCGGGTGGCCTCGCGGCGGTTGCGGGCGGCGATGCCCCTGTTTTCGGAATGTTTCGGTGCGCCGGTCTACAAACGCTGGCGTCGCCAGATCAAGGGGGTGACCCGCTCCCTGGGGGAGGCGCGGGATGCGGACGTGCAGATCGATTTTCTCCGCTCCTATATCGCCGATCTCCCGGGCGATCCGGCCCCTCCCGCCGCCCGCCCCCTCTTCTCGATCGAGGGGGGCACACCTGAACCCGCGCCCGCCCCCGAACAGCTGCGTCCGCGCGGTCGGATCGCCCGTCTCTTCGACCGGGTTCTCGGCCGTCCTGCCTCCCCGGCGTCCCCCGAGGCCCCACTGCCGGTGCCGGCCGATCCGGCGCCCGGGACGGCGCCCCTCAGACCCGGGCTCGAGTGCCTCCTGCTCAGACTCGCCCAGCACCGCCAGGCGATCCAGCCCGATGTGGCGGCGGCGATGGACGCCCTGGAGGGGAGCGGGGTGGCGGCGGAGATCGCCGACGTCTGCCGCGAGGTGGAGGTGCGGGGACGGATGGCGGCGACGGACGTCCACTCCCGTTATGCCTTCGAGCAGGGCTACATCCATATCTCGCTCAGGCAGGACGAACTCTTCTCCCATGAGGGCTGCGTCTCTGATCCGGATGCGATTCTTGAGCATCATGCGATGCGGATAGCCGCCAAACGGCTCAGGTACACGATGGAGATCTTCGGCCCCCTCTATCCGGACGGGCTGAAGGACGCAATAAAATCGGTCAAGCGGATGCAGGACTATCTCGGCGACATCCATGACTGCGACGTCTGGGCCGACTACGTCCTCCGCTTCCTGGAGGAGGAGCGGGAACGCTGCGTCGCCTATTTCGGGCACGACGGCATGATGCGTCTGGTGGAGCCCGGCGTTCTCCACCTCAGGGAGGAGCGGATGAAGCGGCGCCGGGAGCTCTTCGACGAGTTCTCGGCCTACTGGCAGGAATTGCGGGGCTCGGGTTACCGGGAGGGGCTGGACGAGGCCCTCGACGCTGCCCTGCGGCAGGCGGCAACCGAGGCCCTGCCGGTGCCTGAAGGGGGCGGCGGTGTGACGATCGCCCTGATCGGCGATGTGCATGCCAACCTCCCTGCCCTGCAGGCGGTGCTGGAGGACGCCCGCTCCCGCGGGGCGGTGGCGGTGCTGGACGCCGGCGATGCCGTGGGCTACGGACCCTTCCCCGAGGCGAGCGTTGGGGCGCTCAGGCAGAACGCCGTCCGTTCGGTGGCCGGGAACTATGACCTGCAGGTGCTCGCCGGGAAGGGGAAGAAGAAACGCCTCCCGAAGGACCGGCAGAAACGGGTTGCGATGCAGTGGGCCTACGACAACATTTCAAAGGAGTCTCGGCTCTATCTCGGGTCCCTGCCCGCCCAGCGGCGCTTCTCCGTCGGGGAGCGGCGGATCCTGCTCTGCCACGGCAGCCCGGAGAGCCCGGACGAATATCTCGACGCCGAAACCCCGGTGTTCCGTCTCCAGGAGATCGCTGCCCTGGCAGACGCCGATATCGTGGTCTCCGGGCACGCCCACCGCCCCTCGGTGCGAGAGGTCGGCGGTGTCTGGTTCGTGAACACCGGCAGCGTCGGGCGGCAGGACGACGGCGACCCGAGGGCCTGTTATGCCCTCCTCCAGACCGATCCCTTCTCCATCTGCCATCTCCGCATCCCTTATAACGTCGACCGCACGGTGGCCGCCGTCTTCGAGGCCGGTCTGCCGACCGGGTTCGCCCGGATGTTCCGGGAGGGCCGGTCCCTGGACTCCGTCCGCCTGGGTGGGGAAGGGACCGCGGAACCCGCTCCAGAGGGGCTTTCGGTCACGTGCTCGGTGGGGGATCATAGCGGGGGTGACTGA
- a CDS encoding Nramp family divalent metal transporter: MIQRFCRRLPPSLRDRLPFIGPGLLLAITVSGESGLAEILLGGAEHGFSLLWVVLAALIFKFAFTTGIARYTVATGEDIFQGLRRIPGPRNWEVAFIMLIYTMEMVAYGGIAAISGIFLCALTGLAVSSDVFALLTLVLVFALLWMDNYSLVERVTVAMAIGLVAGTLISLFSISLPVHEVASGLVPAVHDHMLVEIMALMGAVGGGLNILLYSGWLHRKIGDRHGEANFRRFMAGVNLDLVLAFLLIGVAAIGFLALGWATTTGAAAHEENILTAVWTVLDDIPLATEIFLITGYFTLMGGIIGGVDGRASAIASILRSTTDTRHSEKHLYRGGLLVFAFIIVIAVFFDEPTLLIRSISALASIAFAVTGFILLYLDTHLPSYARGSPLWTVVMAAGSLLFLLMALLKEATILQFGVPLLERIAVVVLVIYLISGSGVLRGMVVRRLTLTDQVWLVLIFGMLSVYGTFRGIEVGGLIVNFRDLGPLIAGIIGGPIVGACAGLIGGAYRYGLGGWTVLPCSLSPVVAGIIAGMLSRRWHGRFTYFRLFGLSVLVEVIHILVLVPLLTGAPLDLVIATARTTLLTMILSNACGLILFQYVVRERGIEGLNGTWIEKDGDKER, encoded by the coding sequence ATGATTCAACGATTCTGCCGCCGTCTCCCTCCCTCCCTCAGGGACCGCCTCCCCTTCATCGGCCCCGGTCTCCTCCTGGCCATCACCGTCAGCGGGGAGAGCGGTCTCGCCGAGATCCTGCTCGGCGGAGCGGAACACGGGTTTTCCCTTCTCTGGGTCGTTCTGGCGGCTCTCATCTTCAAATTTGCTTTTACAACCGGCATCGCCCGCTACACCGTGGCCACCGGCGAGGACATCTTCCAGGGACTCCGGCGGATCCCCGGACCCCGCAACTGGGAGGTGGCCTTCATCATGCTCATCTATACGATGGAGATGGTGGCCTATGGCGGTATTGCAGCGATATCCGGCATATTCCTCTGCGCCCTGACCGGGCTTGCGGTGTCCTCGGACGTCTTCGCCCTCCTCACCCTGGTCCTGGTCTTCGCCCTCCTCTGGATGGACAATTATTCCCTCGTGGAGCGGGTGACCGTGGCGATGGCGATCGGGCTTGTGGCCGGTACCCTCATCTCCCTCTTCTCCATCTCCCTTCCCGTCCATGAGGTGGCCTCCGGGCTCGTGCCCGCGGTGCACGACCACATGCTCGTGGAGATCATGGCCCTGATGGGGGCGGTCGGCGGCGGGCTGAACATCCTGCTCTATTCGGGGTGGCTTCACCGGAAGATCGGCGACCGCCACGGGGAGGCAAACTTCAGGAGGTTCATGGCCGGCGTCAATCTCGACCTCGTGCTCGCCTTCCTGCTGATCGGTGTCGCAGCCATCGGCTTCCTGGCGCTCGGGTGGGCGACGACGACCGGGGCGGCGGCGCACGAGGAGAATATCCTGACCGCCGTCTGGACGGTGCTCGACGACATCCCCCTGGCAACCGAAATCTTCCTGATCACCGGCTACTTCACCCTGATGGGCGGGATCATCGGCGGTGTCGACGGTCGAGCCTCGGCGATCGCCTCCATCCTCCGTTCCACCACCGACACCCGCCATTCCGAGAAGCACCTCTACCGCGGGGGCCTGCTCGTCTTCGCCTTCATCATCGTCATCGCCGTCTTCTTCGATGAACCCACCCTGCTGATCCGCTCGATCTCGGCGCTGGCCTCGATCGCCTTTGCCGTCACCGGCTTCATCCTCCTCTACCTGGATACGCACCTCCCCTCCTATGCCCGCGGCTCCCCCCTCTGGACCGTCGTCATGGCGGCGGGCAGTCTGCTCTTCCTGCTGATGGCCCTCCTGAAGGAGGCGACGATCCTCCAGTTCGGTGTCCCCCTCCTGGAGCGGATCGCCGTCGTCGTACTGGTCATCTATCTGATTTCGGGATCCGGGGTGCTCCGCGGCATGGTTGTCCGCCGTCTCACCCTCACCGATCAGGTCTGGCTGGTGCTGATCTTCGGGATGCTCTCGGTCTACGGCACCTTCCGGGGGATCGAAGTCGGGGGGCTGATCGTCAACTTCCGTGACCTCGGTCCCCTGATCGCCGGGATCATCGGCGGCCCCATCGTCGGCGCCTGTGCCGGACTCATCGGCGGGGCCTATCGCTACGGCCTCGGGGGCTGGACGGTGCTGCCCTGCTCGTTGTCACCGGTGGTCGCCGGGATCATCGCCGGCATGCTCTCCCGCCGCTGGCACGGGCGGTTCACCTATTTCCGGCTCTTCGGCCTCTCGGTGCTGGTGGAGGTGATCCATATCCTGGTGCTGGTGCCGCTCCTCACCGGTGCGCCGCTCGACCTCGTCATCGCCACTGCCCGCACCACGCTGCTCACGATGATCCTGAGCAATGCCTGCGGCCTCATCCTTTTCCAGTATGTGGTGCGGGAACGGGGCATCGAGGGTTTGAACGGCACCTGGATAGAGAAAGATGGGGATAAGGAGCGCTGA
- a CDS encoding VOC family protein — translation MAENTTFSYHSTVLFVEDVERSKEFYTQVMGEEIDLDLGRNIIFRSGVGIWEGGFARGVIFGDAGSESENNNFSSKRMLELYYETDDMDRSVEAIEAVGVEWVHRVVEQPWCQRTIRFLDPDGHMIEIGERMDVCARRLAGTGKTPEEIAAATTLPLEVVRQMLRG, via the coding sequence ATGGCAGAAAATACGACGTTCTCCTACCATTCGACCGTCCTGTTCGTGGAGGACGTGGAGCGATCGAAGGAGTTCTACACGCAGGTGATGGGGGAGGAGATCGACCTGGACCTGGGGAGGAACATCATATTCAGGAGCGGAGTCGGCATATGGGAGGGGGGCTTTGCCCGCGGGGTGATATTCGGCGATGCCGGGAGCGAGAGCGAAAACAACAATTTTTCATCGAAACGGATGCTCGAACTGTATTATGAGACCGACGACATGGACCGGAGCGTGGAGGCCATCGAGGCGGTCGGAGTCGAATGGGTGCACCGGGTGGTCGAGCAGCCCTGGTGCCAGCGGACGATCCGTTTCCTGGACCCCGACGGCCACATGATCGAGATCGGCGAGAGGATGGACGTCTGCGCCAGACGCCTCGCCGGGACCGGGAAGACGCCGGAGGAGATCGCCGCCGCAACCACCCTGCCCCTCGAGGTCGTCCGCCAGATGCTCCGGGGTTGA
- a CDS encoding PAS domain S-box protein has translation MTHVLYVDDEPYLLEIFREFLEMKGDMDVEVAGSVPEALDLLKDHHVDVIVSDYQMPGIDGIEFLRMIRERDASLPFILFTGKSREDVVIRALNSGADYYLQKGGDASAQFAEMRNLILHAVGRRLAEAAQRESELRYRHVVEDQTELIRRFLPDGTTVFANGAFCRYYGVDEQEVIGSTAPPFLLRGEEERIARHLASLSPEEPVKPITTRLILSDGRIRWHHQYDRALFDQNGAVTEYQSVGRDVTDMTISEANLALKNNVFGILASGEDILSDGPAKWALSEALSGIAWALHLDQVTIQTVGPGPEGGPSIAAPLIAWRRDAALSGVEVTPIPDLRYRPCPRRWLEILERGDPVEGDLQDFSEEERAWAASPEMETFVAFPVFFRGTFWGFIAAFGKDGGRSWAEEERLAFGNASDLIRYAIEWYRKGWDLAESEAKFKAIADLAQDAIVLIDSDDRVAYWNNAARQMFGYSNEDFASRTLHECITGKSFDHTYYREQFAELKRTGRTFLSGKVLELTARRKDGTRFAMELSSSSINLKGEWHLLAICRDISERKLMEDRLRENEEKFRTIAELAQDAIVLVDGHDRVRFWNRAAEEMFGYPADEILDRSIYQCLKREGTPPHYTAALEEFRETGDGFLDQKIFEITLKCRDGRSLPVEVSVSPVRIDGEWLGVGIIRDLSGRRAAEAALRESEESYRTIFETTLDGMAVIDAETLEVLMANRAFLNILGYGSSDPDAAPVRIFDLIHPAWKDWVTSLINGDLLGGEQIDELPLVLQDGSQRWIRVLGRMTLFGGRPAGLISCIDITEKRRVEVMLRRRNELEALIRAISTRFLTLERADLDREFRAVLGEVGGALEADSATILLFNDEHARVDSCYWWSANGLDSRPQELENSTTHRFSWWMDRLRDLKPIHIPSVDAMPEESATEKEFFQMFGVGSILAFPIASKAGLFGHISFQTVGRECSWSEEDIAILSMLGDIVADVHARTRAEQRLRESEKKFRSFVEGSNDVFMRMTIGPSGPVLEYISPSFEQMSGYSRECMFTHRDMGFRFLHPDDRARFLQWQRSSYKSFYRPETFRWMNRDGRYIWTENCMIPVFDEEGAVVAIEIVIHDIDHIKRTEEAFKQTNKKLALLGSITRHDILNQLTAAFGYLDLIRDRIDDPLVTKFFERQEGALRQIQSQIEFTKSYQELGVRMPEWQKVTEVIARVSRPFIEEGIRVMADIDGLEVYADPMLEKVFYNLLDNSLRHGGAVSRVTVSSMRVENVTQIIWQDDGVGVPEEEKERIFDRGVGKNTGFGLFLVREVLSITDMSINECGIPGKGAKFVITVPPGMFRVRGEAWIAPDPINIRITAPGEGDTPKNQPYDTIPDGHTDRGACSPTSIDQRRRSQ, from the coding sequence ATGACACACGTGCTCTACGTCGATGACGAACCCTACCTGCTCGAGATATTCAGAGAATTCCTTGAGATGAAGGGGGACATGGACGTCGAAGTAGCCGGGAGCGTTCCCGAAGCACTCGACCTCCTGAAAGACCACCACGTCGATGTGATCGTTTCCGATTATCAGATGCCGGGGATCGACGGCATCGAATTTCTCCGGATGATCCGTGAGCGCGATGCCTCCCTCCCATTTATCCTGTTCACCGGAAAGAGCAGAGAGGACGTCGTGATCAGGGCCCTGAACTCAGGGGCAGACTACTATCTCCAGAAGGGAGGAGATGCCTCTGCCCAGTTTGCCGAGATGCGAAACCTGATCCTTCATGCGGTGGGGCGGCGCCTCGCTGAGGCGGCACAACGTGAGAGCGAACTGCGCTACCGGCACGTCGTCGAAGACCAGACCGAACTGATCCGCCGGTTCCTCCCGGACGGGACGACGGTCTTTGCCAACGGTGCGTTCTGCAGGTATTACGGGGTTGACGAGCAGGAGGTCATCGGCAGCACCGCCCCGCCGTTCCTGTTGCGGGGGGAGGAAGAGCGGATCGCCCGGCACCTGGCATCTCTCTCCCCCGAAGAACCGGTGAAACCAATAACCACGCGCCTCATTCTATCCGACGGAAGGATCCGCTGGCACCACCAATATGACCGCGCACTCTTCGACCAGAACGGGGCGGTCACCGAGTACCAGTCCGTCGGCAGGGACGTCACCGACATGACAATCTCCGAGGCGAACCTTGCACTGAAAAACAATGTGTTCGGGATTCTGGCATCAGGGGAAGATATTTTATCGGACGGGCCGGCAAAATGGGCACTTTCAGAGGCACTTTCAGGGATTGCCTGGGCATTGCACCTGGACCAGGTCACCATCCAGACCGTCGGCCCCGGACCTGAGGGCGGACCGTCCATAGCCGCCCCCCTGATCGCATGGAGACGCGATGCGGCGCTCTCCGGGGTGGAGGTCACCCCGATCCCCGACCTCAGATACCGCCCCTGCCCCAGGAGGTGGCTCGAGATACTGGAACGCGGGGATCCAGTCGAGGGCGATCTCCAGGATTTTTCCGAAGAAGAGCGGGCATGGGCTGCATCACCGGAGATGGAGACATTCGTTGCCTTCCCGGTCTTTTTCCGCGGCACATTCTGGGGGTTTATCGCTGCCTTCGGAAAGGACGGCGGACGTTCCTGGGCGGAAGAGGAGCGCCTGGCCTTCGGGAACGCCTCGGACCTGATCAGATATGCGATTGAGTGGTACAGGAAGGGATGGGACCTCGCAGAGAGCGAAGCGAAGTTCAAGGCCATCGCAGATCTGGCACAGGACGCCATCGTGCTCATCGATTCTGATGATCGTGTTGCCTACTGGAACAATGCCGCCAGGCAGATGTTCGGCTATAGCAACGAGGATTTTGCCAGCAGAACACTCCACGAATGCATTACCGGCAAGAGTTTCGACCACACCTATTACAGGGAACAGTTTGCCGAACTGAAGAGAACCGGCAGGACATTTCTGTCAGGCAAAGTCCTGGAGCTCACGGCACGGCGGAAGGACGGAACCCGGTTTGCGATGGAGCTCTCATCGTCATCCATAAACCTGAAAGGCGAGTGGCACCTGCTTGCGATCTGCCGCGACATCTCAGAGCGGAAACTGATGGAGGACAGACTCAGGGAAAACGAGGAAAAGTTCAGGACGATTGCCGAACTGGCACAGGACGCCATCGTGCTGGTTGACGGTCACGACCGGGTGCGCTTCTGGAACCGGGCGGCAGAGGAGATGTTCGGCTATCCTGCCGATGAAATCCTGGACCGGTCGATCTATCAGTGTCTGAAGAGGGAGGGCACACCGCCCCACTATACGGCGGCACTGGAAGAGTTCAGGGAAACAGGAGATGGTTTCCTTGACCAGAAGATCTTCGAAATCACCCTGAAGTGCAGGGACGGGCGTTCCCTGCCGGTGGAGGTGTCGGTCTCGCCGGTCAGGATCGACGGCGAATGGCTGGGTGTCGGGATCATCAGGGACCTCTCCGGGCGCAGGGCGGCAGAAGCTGCGCTGCGGGAGAGCGAGGAGAGCTACCGGACGATATTCGAGACGACCCTCGACGGCATGGCGGTGATCGACGCCGAAACACTGGAGGTCCTGATGGCAAACCGGGCCTTCCTCAATATTCTTGGATACGGGTCCAGTGATCCCGACGCGGCCCCGGTGCGGATCTTCGACCTGATTCATCCTGCCTGGAAGGACTGGGTAACCTCCCTTATCAATGGCGATCTCCTCGGGGGTGAACAGATCGATGAACTCCCCCTCGTCCTCCAGGACGGCAGTCAGAGGTGGATTCGGGTTCTGGGCAGGATGACGCTGTTTGGCGGAAGGCCCGCCGGCCTCATCTCATGCATCGACATCACCGAGAAGAGGAGGGTGGAGGTGATGCTGAGGCGCCGCAACGAACTGGAGGCGCTGATCCGCGCCATCTCCACCCGCTTCCTCACCCTGGAACGGGCAGACCTGGACAGGGAGTTCAGGGCGGTGCTCGGCGAGGTGGGCGGCGCTCTCGAGGCCGACAGCGCGACGATCTTACTCTTCAATGATGAACATGCCCGGGTAGATTCATGCTACTGGTGGAGTGCCAACGGTCTCGATTCAAGGCCGCAGGAACTCGAAAACAGTACGACACACAGATTTTCGTGGTGGATGGACCGTCTGCGAGACCTCAAGCCCATCCATATCCCCTCTGTCGATGCCATGCCCGAAGAGTCAGCAACGGAGAAAGAGTTTTTCCAGATGTTTGGTGTCGGATCAATCCTCGCCTTTCCGATCGCCTCAAAAGCAGGTCTTTTCGGCCATATCAGTTTTCAGACAGTGGGGCGTGAGTGCTCATGGTCAGAAGAGGATATCGCCATTCTCAGCATGCTCGGCGACATCGTTGCTGATGTGCATGCCAGAACGCGGGCAGAACAGCGTCTCCGGGAGAGCGAGAAAAAATTCAGGTCATTCGTGGAGGGTTCAAACGACGTCTTCATGAGGATGACCATCGGGCCCTCGGGGCCCGTGCTGGAATACATCAGCCCGTCATTTGAACAGATGTCCGGGTATAGCCGCGAGTGTATGTTCACGCATCGCGATATGGGATTCCGCTTCCTCCACCCGGACGACCGGGCGCGATTCCTGCAATGGCAGCGCAGTTCCTATAAGTCGTTCTACAGACCGGAGACGTTCAGGTGGATGAACAGGGATGGCCGATACATCTGGACGGAGAACTGCATGATCCCGGTCTTTGACGAAGAAGGGGCGGTGGTCGCCATCGAGATCGTCATCCATGACATCGACCATATCAAACGGACCGAAGAGGCGTTCAAACAGACAAACAAAAAGCTGGCGCTTCTGGGCAGCATCACCCGGCATGACATCCTCAACCAGCTGACGGCGGCATTCGGCTACCTGGACCTCATCAGGGACCGGATCGACGACCCCCTGGTCACGAAGTTTTTTGAACGGCAGGAAGGGGCACTCAGGCAGATCCAGTCCCAGATCGAGTTCACGAAGAGTTATCAGGAACTCGGGGTGCGCATGCCGGAATGGCAGAAGGTCACCGAAGTGATCGCCCGGGTCTCCAGACCCTTCATTGAGGAGGGGATCAGGGTCATGGCAGATATCGACGGGCTGGAGGTGTATGCCGATCCCATGCTGGAGAAGGTCTTCTACAACCTCCTGGACAACTCGTTGAGGCATGGGGGCGCGGTCTCCAGGGTAACGGTCTCCTCGATGCGGGTTGAGAATGTCACCCAGATCATCTGGCAGGACGACGGTGTCGGCGTGCCGGAGGAGGAGAAGGAACGGATATTTGATCGGGGGGTCGGAAAAAATACCGGGTTCGGGTTGTTCCTTGTCAGGGAGGTGCTCTCCATCACGGATATGAGCATCAACGAGTGCGGCATTCCGGGCAAAGGAGCGAAATTTGTGATTACCGTGCCGCCAGGGATGTTCCGTGTCCGGGGGGAGGCATGGATCGCCCCCGACCCGATCAATATCAGGATCACCGCACCTGGTGAGGGGGATACCCCGAAAAACCAGCCATACGACACCATTCCTGACGGACACACCGACAGAGGGGCATGCAGTCCGACGAGTATAGACCAGCGCCGGCGATCACAATAA